The Cryptococcus deuterogattii R265 chromosome 6, complete sequence genomic sequence CTAGGCTCCCTAACCCGCCTTCTCTCCAAATTCACACCACCGTACTTAactcccatcctctccatacttccttccctcctccccagAGCATAATCCTCTCCCCGTTTACATTTCCGTGAGTCTCTTTCTGTTCAACGCATCCCAGAACAACATAGCTGGACGCGGGGCGTGCCAAATGGTGTGAACAGACAGCGCTAGCTACGGACAGCATCGCATTGTGCCTCGCATTTTCACATTTGCCCGTCTTTCACTCCACTGGGTCCTTGTTTCGTTGCTGTGGATGCTGGAGTGCTGGGGTGTCGGGCCAAGGATAGCGCAAAGGAGGATCTTAGCTGACAGTTTATTGTTTAtgtttccatcttccatcaccatcaacGTCTCACTGAACAATCCATTACTCCCGCCCATCCCTAAATGTCCCCTGCTCACCTCCTTTGATTCCTGCCGCGTTATTCTGCCGTCTCAAATCCGGATATATACAGTGCTCCCTCCTTTTATTCCGCCTGCATAACTAAATTATCCCACCCTTATACTGTTGTTTCTAATCAAGACCAGCACCCTCAGATCTTGTACTCTACCTTCAACAACAAAGCCATTACACAGTCCGCCATGACTTCTCTAAACATGGTAACCCTCCTCAcactcctccctctcttaCCGCTCATTGTGGCCACATCCTTGCCTCCACTTGGAACGACACCCGGACGAAGCGCCGAAAAGCGAGGTTCATCAAAGGCTACGACACCGTTGAGTTTTCAGAGCGTTGGCGACACTGGTGTCAGTGCGCAACAAGTGAGGTGTTTCCAAGAACTCGACGCCAGATAAGATGCTCATGACAACTTTTAGATGTTCTTGGGTAATAACAAGAAGGTCTATGTCATTGACAAGGCTGAAAACAACCCTATCACCGTCAACGGCGCGTACGGCACTCATCCCGCATGGGCCACCGAGTATGACATTGAGACGAACCAGTGTGAGTGACGAACCGGTCATATGTGTACATATTTTGCTAACACTTTGCACTTCAGACCGAACTATGGATGTGTACTCTAATACTTTCTGTGCTGGTGGTAATGTTCTTGGTAATGGTACTTGGGTCATCTTCGGTGGTAACCAACGTAAGCATGGTATTTCTCATCGTCCCGTACAAGATTtaattatttttttttgcacAGCTGTCACGACAGGTGGTGTCGCCTCTACCGATGCTGCTGCTTACAGCGACACCGACGGAGGAAGTGCCATCCGAATGATCAACCCTTGTACTGACCAATCATGCGAGTACATCCAAGGTGAAACCAACTATAACAAAAGCCAGGGCATGGGGGGCTGGCTTCAAATGACTGGAAAGCGTTGGTACCCTACGGTCGAGACTCTTGAGGACGGAAGTGTGATCGTTATTGGTGGTGACAAGAATGGTGGTTATGTCAATACTGCCGCTCAAGATAACCCCACCTATGAATTTTTCCCTCCTCGTGATGGGGACCCCGTCGACCTCCAGTTCCTTTCCGACACTCTTCCCGTCAACCTTTTCCCCCTTGTCTGGCTGTTGCCTTCTGGTAAACTGTTCATGCAGGCCAACCGCAAGACCATCCTCTACGATTATAACACCAAGACAACTACCGACTTGCCCGACATGCCTTATGCCACTCGAGTATACCCTGCTTCCGCTGCTACTGCGATGCTCCCTCTTACCCCTGCGAACAACTACACTGTTACTCTTCTCATCTGTGGTGGTTCAAACACCACTCAATGGGGTAACGATGGTAGCGCCGGTTACAACGTCACTGCGGTCCCTACTGACAATACCTGTGTCAGGATTAGCCCCGACGGAAACAACCCTCAAtacgaagatgatgactaCATGTTTGAGGGTAGGAGTATGGGACAGTTCGTTATGTTGCCTGATGGGACCTTCTGGATGGGCAATGGTGTTGCTATGGGAACTGCCGGTTACGGTAACGAGATGTACAGTGTTGGCCGTAAGTCATctattctcttccttgttATGCAAACTAAATGTTCTTTATCGTAGAATCTTACGGTCAGGACCCTCTCTACATGCCTGCCCTGTATGATTACACTGCTCCCAAAGGCTCGCGATGGAACCGAACCGGTCTTTCCGCCTCTGCCAATGAACGAATGTATCACTCCAccgccatcctccttcccgACTCTTCCGTTCTCATCGCGGGTTCCAACCCCAACGCCGACTTCACCACCAGCCAGTGGCGAAGCCGTACTGATTCTGAAAAGTGGTACCCTTGGTTCTACAACGAGAAGCGTCCTACTTATGACGGTATGCCAACCAACTTGTATTATGGTGGCGGTTCTTTCAACCTTACCATGTCTGGTACCGATGAGAATGCGGCGAAGAACACCAAGgtcgtcatcatccgaGGCGGGTTCAACACTCACGCTATGGGCTTTGGTCAGAAGATGCTCGAATTGGAAAGCTCGTATACTATTGATATGAACACTGGCAACACGACCATTCACGTCTCTCAGTTGCCTGGCAACCCTGGCCCTACTCTCTTCCAGCCTGGACCTGCCATGTTCTTCGTTGTTGTTAACGGTGTTCCTTCCATCGGGGAGGTGGGttttcccctctctcttttcgtTTGAGAAATGCGCTGATTTTTATGAAATAGTTCCTCATGGTCGGTAACGGTCAACTCGGTACCCAAAACACGACGACCAACTCCGCTCTCCCTGTTAGCACCGTCGTCGCCATCGCAACCACTTCCGCCTCTGCGACTGACGGTGGTTCCACCGCGAGCTCTGTCGattcttctgctgcctcctcttcttcattaaGCAAGTCTGATGCGGCCCCTGTGCTCTTGAgtgggatgggaatgggaagcgTGATTGCAGCTGTGCTTTCCGCATTCGCTGTTCTCGCGTAAACAGCATGAAGCTTTAGCTTCCAGCTGTACCTATCTGTCTCTTATCCGATTCAATCCATCTTAGTTTCACGAACAAATCTTTGTATCGCCAACAATCACATTTGAAACGCCGATTGCATTGCACACCATCACCACTTCTAGTTGTCAAATATCAAGCCATACGCATCTCTCCACAGCCTCACACTCacacgaagaagaaataaaCGAAGAAGCGAAAGTCACATACATTCCCAACCTTCATATTATTGCCACCCATTAATCATCAGCATGGCATGCCTCCATGCccccttccaccttttctGCACCCACGCATAAAGCGTTTCGAGCTCAAGCATCTAGAGAATCTTTCGCGCTCATTCCGAAATGGACATTTCAACATGACGAAAAATATCTCGAGCACCTTGTTCACGTATGTTCCGGCATCTTCTATTTAGGAACATCATTCTCTGCTTTTACCGCTCTTCATACGGACTCTTTTTAATCATATCATTTTCCGCATCTTTTCAAgaccttttttcctttaACACGAGGTTGAAGGACAATTTGATGGACCCTTTTATATAGCAACGTAGCATCTTGTTGCTTCGCTTTATCTTTTGTGTTTTGTCTTTTCACGTTATTCTTATTACTATGCGATGTCCCTACGATATTTGTTTTTACTTTTTGTGAGATCGTACTGGCTGTGGAAGAAAGGCGTCAAGAGGTGTGCAAGGTGAACAGTTTAGTAGGTAAACACGTAGAAAGAGATGGGTTAGTTTCTTCTTATCCTATTTCATGTCGATAGCGAGGATATGGACAATTATTCAAAGAACCAGAAAGGAAGACCATGTGGTTTGCTTTGCGGCTATAATCCTGTTTCGCTCTAAATTATAGGCGCCGCACAAGAAACCTCTACTCCAAAACGATTGATCGATACTAAATAGTCGCATAAATAAATTACTACAAACATTTTTACAAAAATGCTCGACAATGTTCAAAGTCCTCCAGTCATTGTCGCAAAATTCTTTATTCGACATCGTAAAGCTGGTGTGGAACAATCAGATAGAAGACTCGCACCAGTCCCCTCGaccctttcctttgctgaacattttcatttcttcccgCCCATGGTCGGCGACGAATTCTCAACGCGGATTCCCGTAAGCAAatgcaaagaaaaaaaaaatactATTTTCCAGACATACACTATGAGAGCCCTTGACATAAGCCATGGTTACAGGAAGTATACCTTGCACTTCCTAAACAGGATCACCTACGCCATCGTCGATTCCACTACAACCTTTGCGTTCCCGTCTATCTTCTTTTGTTCGCCGTCCGACTCCGGCTTCTGCTGTTCTTCTCGCCGACCGTCCGCCTACTCCgacttctccttttcccctctctcttcccatctttATCTTCATTACCGCCGTTTTCGCTCTTGCTCCACTTCCTaacccctcttcttttacATATCCCAAAGAACGGAAGACAAGTACAGCTTCCCCATCCGGTATCTACCCGTTTACGAAGGTTTCCCCTCGATATCTCGAGGAATGaacagatgaagaggaggatccATGAGGCGTGTAATACTGATCGCTCGTTGAGTAATGTAGagcaggaaaaaaaggctgGACGAAAACTCGGTACTCACAAAGCACACCCGTCCCAACACTACCTCCATCCGAACTAGCCACCTTGACCTGCCAACTCGCCGCGCACGCTACCCCAAAGACGACCCACCCCAACATGAAAACGTATATCCTACTAACCCTGAGCGCAAACCTTTTCAgacttcttttcatccgcctccatctcgtcagtctccttcctttctcatcCGCATCCTCATGCTCATTTTCCCTATCTCCACCGTCACTTTCGTCCGTGGCCCCATTCGATGGAGCGGAAGAACAGAAACGGCAAAAGGTAAACAGGAACGTATATGTCATAAGCCAGAAAGAGGCAAGAGCGGCGAGTCCGGTGGTTAGGAAGAAGTCTGATAAGTcgatggtggaggtgagaTCTCGCTTCAGGTTGAACGATCGCCTTGAGCTTGTGTCtgaggaagataaagaagaggaagaagaagaggacgattGCATCCAACCGTCACAGCTCGTCAATGTACAGCTCCCTACACAAAGCAAGCATAATCAGCACCATCAAACTATTGTGTCAAGCAACAACCAGCAACCGCCCAACACCCCATCACGCCGTCCCATCATTATCACCCCTTACCATAccaaaaacaaacaaacaaacaaataGCACGTCAAAAATAAAAGATggtaaaaagaaaaacagaGAATTCAACTTACTCAAAATCCCGATATACTCATTGTCACTCTTCACAACCGCTGCCAATCCCCCATTCGGGTTTAGGAAACAAACAAATAGCAAGAAGAGCCAAACAAGGAATTCGAGAACGAGAATAGAGAAGGGAGGGTGATAGTTGAAGTAATCTATTTTTCTTTCTGGGGTtctcgaagaggaggtgatGGAGGAGCCTTTTTCGGCGTCGGAGGGATCTTGAGCGTGAAGTTTAGAAGATGACATTTGGTTTTCTTGGACGACTGGAATTGGGATCAGGATTGTAAgacggagagaagatgagatctACGTATCGAAAGGTATTGATACATCTGTCAGTCGCGCATTATTCACAAAGTGTCACGCAAGACTTACTTGCCAGCAATTTTACCTATGCAATTCCAAGTCGGGTAGGTTTGGCCAGAAGCGGCTGCCTGATCGCAGCTTTCAATAGTTATTGAGAGGcgtttccttcttctttgcgaGGAGTTTGTTACAGCAGTCTATACGATTGTAGGTAGGTCTTTAGCGCATTGAGCAAAGCTTGAGCCCAATAGATTATTATTGGGAGACAATGGGAAGGGTTCTTCCCTTATACCACAAACTCAAAGTTAATCTCTTCGTATGAATGTATATGTGGTGTAATGTGTATAAAATGTTTAAATGAAAAAGGGTACAAAGTGGCAAGGTAACACCAATGGTCCCCATATCGCTTTCGTTTATCCAGTAGAAAATGAGTCGTGTTTGACATACCAATGGGTCCGTAACGGAGGCCAGAAACTTGGGAGATTTATCatgaaaggatgatggtggtgcCACCAGAAAcagaaaaagggagagacgTACCAAAGGATAGAATATCCAGCGCGAGCCACTTTCGCCCGCGCATCgaatctccttcattcgGCATGTACAGTAGTAGCATGGACTAAGTGAGATTACAGAAAGAAAAGCCAAGGGGCAGGAATAAAATATCATGCATCGGACAATGTCCTTGGGGTTCCTCTACTCGTCATTGTTCTTACGATTACAACAAGAGAACGCCTTCTGtgttctctctcctttctaAACAATGTTATCCTGTTCACTCAACGTCCTCTCTACTTTCTGCATCAACCTCAGCAGCCTCTCCGCTTTCGTTGCTTtactctcttttttcccctttttctctctgtCCAACATCACCCTTTCGTCCTTTTCACCCCGAGGACGTTTCTTGGCCCCAGGTGGAATGATGGTAGTAttggtggtgttggtgaCTTTTGAAATGGTTGTGGGGGAGGATGTTTTTGAGGGAGAGATTACGAGAACacgagatgaaggaggaggctcGGCAAAAGAGGTGATGAGTTGGATATTTTTCTCAACGAGCTCATCAAACTTAGAGATGACTTGTCGCAAACAATCTCTTTGCCATTGATCCATTTCACTCTCCGTGACAAAAAACGTCCGGGCAAAGAGCTGGCGATGTTGAAGCTCGCCGAAgacaaagatggagagaaattGCAATATGGAGTCGATAGGAAGAGCTATTGTGGTTAAAGAGAGGCCATGAGCAGTTGTTCAAACAAAATTTAGAGGATACTCACCGTGGCCGTACTGCGCTGCCTGTGACAATCTTACAACCAATAAAGAAAGCTCGTCGATCCCCGCAAAGATCTCGTTCTCAAAGTATTCAGCCATTTGATCAACCAGTTTATCATTGCTACTCGCATCAAATGTTAGTCAACCCACCTGCGCACTCGCCCAAAAGGTCACGGACAGAAAAATAAGAAAAAAGTTAAAACTTACGATGAAGGTGTGTTGACCGTGATTTCTGGTAGGACGATTGGGTCAAGAACATTTCCATTATCCAAACCTCTTGCGCCTGTGAACTCTCTTGCAAGGCGAGGGATGGAATTGATGAGCTCAATACCTGACTTGAGGCATGTCCACCCCAGGTGAGCATCTGATATACGATTGTCTAGTGAGCTTGGCAATTTCGCATGGGTAAAATAAATTGAATATTCACCGTTACGTCGCTGAGATAACAATATTCCACTGACGTCGACAAACTGTTTCAAGTGAAGGTGAACTCCTTCGGCCACATCCTGCAATCTCAAGACCCCTTGTTCCttcgcctccacctcccccAATCCTTCCAACGCCTTGATGAATTGTTGATCGAGATCATCGGCAACGCCCAGCGAAACGACGGTTTTCTtaggaaaagaagcaatTTCGGATTGGATTTGTAACTATTTTTGACATGAAAGCAGTCATGTCAGTAATCCGATTGGAAAGAACAGTTAAGACAAAGGCATACCCTTTCGGCCAGAGTATCAATGGTCTCATCCCCCCAGCTGAGGACGATCAAGCCCGGCACAAACCTATTTCCGTCATTCTGAAGTATCTTCACAAGTAACCTCATCCGATCTTGAGCATTGGCCACATTTCTGGGAGAGGTATATTATACCTACAGTCAGCCATTGATACTCAACAACATAAAGAAAGTCAGCAAATCAGTGGTGACTCACTCAGAGGCTTTCTTCGCGTCAGCCGTTTTCAAGGGCGCCTCAAAGACAAGTAACCCTATCCATCCATCGTCTCTGGAATGCTTGGGCAACATCCCATTATCAACGACTCTCATATCGAACTCTACTCCACCGCAAATATATCccccttccttttccccgTCATGAACTTGCTCCagctgggaggaagagttgggagGTGTAAACTTGCTCACCAGCCATTCTTCTACCGTCTTATCGGCCGACGAGCCACCGGAGGgtttggaaaggagagtGATAAAGGCCGGATGACCTTGGTGCAGAGAGAGAGGCGTTGATTCCAGCCCGGAGATGGACGCAGAGTCGGACAATGAGATGGTTGCGGGGGTGAAAGCAATAGACAGTTGAGGGGCGACATATCGAGCGATAGAAGTCAGGAACGTCGATGGCGCAAAGAAATTGTCTTTATCCCTCTCCGCCTACGATAAGGAACGCTGGGGTCAGCTCTGCCTACCAATCACTTGACATATGACTTGCCTGAATGATCTCAATATCCAGTTGTAAACTATCCAGCCCAGCATCCATCGAATACATGTCCACATCCAAGCCcacatctcctcctccattcGCTTTCGCACCCGAGACATTTGCCGAAGGACCCATGGACGCATTCAAGCCCATTTCCTTCAATCCTCCCAGCCATTCctgtctcttcctctccccttcctcccttctttttcgtttCTCCTTTGCCCAGAGcttccaccaccttcctGCTTCCCTCGCTCTCCATCGCCGTCTGATTTCATCTAGCACCGCCTCTTTTGCAATCTCTCTTACAAGCCCATCGCTATGCCTGCCGCCACTGCTGGGAGTAGAACCAAGCAAAAGATGATCTCGAAACAAAACCTCCGACCAAGACTTGATCATCTCTGATCGATAAGCTTTCCTCGCAGCATACGCTCGCTCAGCCAATTGCTGCTTTATCAAGGTTTCCAAATCAGACGTCAAATAGTCTCTCAACATCCCCTCCATAACTTCCGTCACTAGCTCTTCACATGCAGAAGGGATAGCCTGCCTACGTTTCAATCGTTTAGCGTGGTAGGCGTCAAGACTGACTTTGGAGGTTGATTTCgatagagaagaggaaagcggGTGGTGAAATTGAGAGGTTGgtgtggatgtggagagaaggagggaaggatcTCGGCGCGAGCGTGATCGTACGATTGTGTTGGGAGTTTCTTTGGCTAGAGTGGTCGAGGCAGGACCTGCCACAGGTGTGTGCGCGGGTAAAGTGGAAGTACCAGTACCGAGATTGGCACTGAGCGGTGGCGCAGCAGTTGAGGAGGCTGTAGCAGATGTCGATGCGCCGCCACCCAATACCGACGCACCTGGAGTAGCTGTAAACGAGAACAACGGCTTATCCTTGGCACCTTCTTTGATCCCGCTCCCAGAGCTCGCCGCATTATCCGCCGAAAAGGTGAACAGCGCCGACTTGCCCTTggtttcttcctttccaccctcGTCACCGGTCGCACGTTTCCTACTCTTCTCATCAATGGCTGGCGTCGCCGGACGCGAGGTACGCGCCGATGGGAGTTCCGAAGCAGTAGATGGAGGTGTAGAGCCAAATACGAATGAGAAACCGGATTTGCCTTTCTGTTCCCCTTCTTTGGACTTTGCATCTGCTACACCAACGCTCACTTTGCTTTCTCCCATTGCTGTTGGCGGCCCAAAAAAAGGGGCGGGGGTTGAAGTGGAGAGTCCGGCTGTAGATGTCGAAGTTGGAGCTGCAGTAGGAGCCGTcgcagaagagaagaagaaatcagGGATActctttgtctttgcaTCCAcgtctttccctttctccgTATCATCTTTCGCAGGTTGAGAGGGCAAGAATGGAAACAAGGGCGGTGTTGCCGATGTAGATGTAGTCTTCATACTCAAAGGCA encodes the following:
- a CDS encoding glyoxal oxidase, with amino-acid sequence MVTLLTLLPLLPLIVATSLPPLGTTPGRSAEKRGSSKATTPLSFQSVGDTGVSAQQMFLGNNKKVYVIDKAENNPITVNGAYGTHPAWATEYDIETNQYRTMDVYSNTFCAGGNVLGNGTWVIFGGNQPVTTGGVASTDAAAYSDTDGGSAIRMINPCTDQSCEYIQGETNYNKSQGMGGWLQMTGKRWYPTVETLEDGSVIVIGGDKNGGYVNTAAQDNPTYEFFPPRDGDPVDLQFLSDTLPVNLFPLVWLLPSGKLFMQANRKTILYDYNTKTTTDLPDMPYATRVYPASAATAMLPLTPANNYTVTLLICGGSNTTQWGNDGSAGYNVTAVPTDNTCVRISPDGNNPQYEDDDYMFEGRSMGQFVMLPDGTFWMGNGVAMGTAGYGNEMYSVGQSYGQDPLYMPALYDYTAPKGSRWNRTGLSASANERMYHSTAILLPDSSVLIAGSNPNADFTTSQWRSRTDSEKWYPWFYNEKRPTYDGMPTNLYYGGGSFNLTMSGTDENAAKNTKVVIIRGGFNTHAMGFGQKMLELESSYTIDMNTGNTTIHVSQLPGNPGPTLFQPGPAMFFVVVNGVPSIGEFLMVGNGQLGTQNTTTNSALPVSTVVAIATTSASATDGGSTASSVDSSAASSSSLSKSDAAPVLLSGMGMGSVIAAVLSAFAVLA
- a CDS encoding nuclear export factor (genome sequence mistake), coding for MTRAYPRLKTEPIRMNEKGQVVERRMVLVETLNKILGCMTPDSTPSAWDDVPTRSAAELIPDNESEAICRRFNIPLFPPDNGGSEKRGALINLGTPFDDNKDAPYTRRWALVSAKRGGKGFVQVVNSGSPLSSEGSLSVSAPPKITAQAQAAPISAFGGGPGASSVFDFKRPLPSTTAPSSVKPAEGQTSTSAFSFGSGVGAGSMFGSTSIPAAAPSKPSPSAFNFGFSKPSSDSIAPPVLTGAPGVTPAPAGASLPLSMKTTSTSATPPLFPFLPSQPAKDDTEKGKDVDAKTKSIPDFFFSSATAPTAAPTSTSTAGLSTSTPAPFFGPPTAMGESKVSVGVADAKSKEGEQKGKSGFSFVFGSTPPSTASELPSARTSRPATPAIDEKSRKRATGDEGGKEETKGKSALFTFSADNAASSGSGIKEGAKDKPLFSFTATPGASVLGGGASTSATASSTAAPPLSANLGTGTSTLPAHTPVAGPASTTLAKETPNTIVRSRSRRDPSLLLSTSTPTSQFHHPLSSSLSKSTSKVSLDAYHAKRLKRRQAIPSACEELVTEVMEGMLRDYLTSDLETLIKQQLAERAYAARKAYRSEMIKSWSEVLFRDHLLLGSTPSSGGRHSDGLVREIAKEAVLDEIRRRWRAREAGRWWKLWAKEKRKRREEGERKRQEWLGGLKEMGLNASMGPSANVSGAKANGGGDVGLDVDMYSMDAGLDSLQLDIEIIQAERDKDNFFAPSTFLTSIARYVAPQLSIAFTPATISLSDSASISGLESTPLSLHQGHPAFITLLSKPSGGSSADKTVEEWLVSKFTPPNSSSQLEQVHDGEKEGGYICGGVEFDMRVVDNGMLPKHSRDDGWIGLLVFEAPLKTADAKKASENVANAQDRMRLLVKILQNDGNRFVPGLIVLSWGDETIDTLAERLQIQSEIASFPKKTVVSLGVADDLDQQFIKALEGLGEVEAKEQGVLRLQDVAEGVHLHLKQFVDVSGILLSQRRNDAHLGWTCLKSGIELINSIPRLAREFTGARGLDNGNVLDPIVLPEITVNTPSSNDKLVDQMAEYFENEIFAGIDELSLLVVRLSQAAQYGHALPIDSILQFLSIFVFGELQHRQLFARTFFVTESEMDQWQRDCLRQVISKFDELVEKNIQLITSFAEPPPSSRVLVISPSKTSSPTTISKVTNTTNTTIIPPGAKKRPRGEKDERVMLDREKKGKKESKATKAERLLRLMQKVERTLSEQDNIV